The nucleotide sequence cacgctcgtaacataacataaaaacaaatttaaaggaactctgattacgatgcagacacactcaaaaataactttaatctaacctttcactaaacttaattctaattttgtttgacattttgatacctttcttctcccgggtctcctctattggccccgcctccaccctgactttcagatgcaacctatcgaggcttgtttgcttttgtattcccttcaaaatattcccaaaatgatgcacacaaatgtcctcacaataggataaagcacgaccacttgccaatgagaagtagtatatactcctctcgtattagcgatcgctccgccattcgcactgactaacgggaagaaaaaaacactgaaaaaatgcaacgctccgcccagtgctcgtagagttgcgaccagagacagaggccatgatgttcttatgagagcctctcgcgtccgctgtatgctcgtatatcaaaaatttgtctcgtatctcaagataaatatttccccgaaatgttactcgtatttcaaattgctcgtatgtcggggcactcgtatgtcgaggtaccactgtatactcaCACCTGCCCATAGGTGACATTTTGAATGGAATGGCCTTATTTCACCTCATATCTATCTGTTTGACTCTTAGATGGGAAGAGGAGTACACAATGAGGGCGGACCTGGAGCAGAAGATTGTTGACTTGCAAGAGGTAACCATTTACGTTCGTGTGTGCACACTCATTGGCGGATTCACCACATCGTTCGTGGCTTAGACCTCCCAAATATGCGTATATGAAAAGTTTATGGTGTTGGAGCaacaatacaaacatgaaaagcGGCAAAATGATGGGGGGGATTTCTCCCAAAATAATTTGAAGCCATTTATGAAGTCTTTGAGTTTGGCTGACTAAAGCAGCTTTGATTTGCACCTCGTGAATGCAGCAGTGAGACAGACACCTTGTTGCAGCTCTtttcagatgtgtgtgtgtgtgtgtgtgtgtgtgtgtgtgtgtgtgtgtgtgtgtgtgtgtgtgtttgaagtACAAAGCACGCAGGTACTTTCATCATAAGCCACAGTGTCACCCCCACATTGTCGCTAATTTCACAGTTCTACTCacaaaagtgaaataaaatcCCAAACGGCTTACATGACTTCATTCAGGTTACACGCACGTTTTGCGCATTTTAACGTGAAAAGATGGGAAGAAAATTGGAATTGCTGCTTAGGCGACCTTTAAGATAGCAACAATAACAATCAAGCCATCAGCAGCAAGACcacaagtgcaaaaataaatcaacgGGAGGGCCGTTAAAAGACGTTAAGAGGAATTTACAAGGAGTCCGTGCAGTTCACTGCAGCTGAAAGCTTTTCTCGTGCTCATGACACGGTCTTGCATAATGTAAACTCTTTTGTCCGTGCCGTGTTTCTGagcttttctgtttgtttgcgtgcgtgcgtgcaggACCTGCAAGAAAGCGAAGGCTGTCAGGACGAGCTGGCCCTCCGAGTTCAGCAGTTGAAGGCCGAGTTGGTTCTCTTTAAAGGCCTCATGAGCAATGTGAGACGTCGTCGTTGTCGTCCTCCTCGTGCATAGAAGGCTTCGgccattttagaaaaaaaggatCCAATCAGAATTGTGGCTTTTCTGGCCCAAACggcaatttggatgattccAAATTTGGATATTTACTATGTAAAAGTATCATTTTAACAACGTAGCACGTAAGCAACAGAATAAAACAGAGAGCTATTTTGGTCCTTGAGGTTAATTTGCTCATATGGATTTCCTTCTCGCCATCACTTCCATAGAATCTGTCTGATCTGGATACAAAAATCCAAGAGAAAGCCATGAAGGTAGACATGGACATCTGCCGGCGCATCGACATCACGGCTCGCCTCTGCGACGTGGCCCAGCAGAGAAACTGTGAAGACGTCATCCAGATTTACCAGGTAGCTCCTCCTTCACGTTCCccaccattgacggcgatggacggccaatccatttcgactgcCGGGGTCGAACGAATGAACGTCAACGGGCTGTGTATTGCCTCGTTTCATTATTCACGGGGCAAAATTCGTTCCATACGACACTTAATGAAGATTATTACACTTTGTGTATatcacttttgaaaaaaaactaaatttacaTAAAGGTACATTTATCTCAATTTATTTCTGAAAGCtcattcagcactaaatcaaacatgttttatgtttgaacaacgttcattgaatttttatttttaatttttagtgCAGACCTGCTTTAATGCAAACCAAATTTAGTCCAAACCTTAAATTGAggattctaaatatgaaaaaaaaacatcttaagaGTTGTAAAGCACTCAATAATAACTCATATAACTGTTTAATTCATTAATAAATGTAGTTTTTAGTCAACATTTGATATGGGACTTAAACTGAGAAACAGCGCCCTCATGCGCCTAAGCACAATTACAATATGTCTGGGCACTACTACTGCCGATTAGTGGGCGCAAGTGTCAGTGCAGCAACCTATTTTTTATATCCAGCCAAAACACATCGATTCAGAGGGATTTTGAATCGATAATCTTTCAAGGTGATATCGCGATCGATTTTTAAAAACGTCTTTCATTGTCAATAGCATTTAACGTGtcaaaatgtctttgttttcaACCGCAAAACCATCTGCAGGTCACCAACAACTCTCCGTCGCTGAGCCTACGCCGCAAACAAACGCCGCTATCCGTCAACGGCAGCGAAGGCGACGAACCAATCAGCACGTCCGAAAGCGACGCCGGCGTGGCGAAAGAGGACGAGCAACAACCAGCGCCGCAGCCGCAGCCGCAGCCGCAACCGCACGGAAACTCGTCGGCCAATCAGATCAACGAGGAAATGCAGCGGATGCTCAGTCATTTGTGAGAAAGCGCAGACATTTCCAGAGGCTTTCGGTGAAAATGGAATTTTCCAGCCTGACTCTTCACTTTTCAGGCGCGAGTGCGAGTTCGAAGACGACTGCGACAGTCTCGCCTGGGAAGAAACGGAGGAGACGCTGCTGCTGTGGGAGGATTTCCCAGGGTGCACTCTGCCTCCTGACCCCGCCCACCCACCGGGAGAGGTCTGCCGCGTTGTTAtcgaattgttttgttttggaaatagagaaagaaatgttgcgtttttctttctttctttcttcttctagCAGGAGGACTGTCTGGAAAAGGTGATCAATGACACCGAGTGCTTGTTCAAGTCCAGAGAGAAGGAATACCAAGAGACCATTGACCAAATTGaggtgaatgatcatgtttccctATCATTTGACGgccatggacgtccaattcattcaatgGAATGGACGCAATAAAACTGCTTCATGTTTTAATGCTCTTGAAAATTATGCTCCGTCCTTTGGTGTTAATACCAATACGGATACGGCAAGAAAATTGgggaatactaaaaaaaaaaatagactgggtCGAAATGGATCGGAAGTCTAAAATGaccttgtgtgtttttgtgcataTTTCAACTTTTAGTTGGAGTTGGCAACGGCAAAGAGCGACATGAATCGCCACCTGCACGAGTACATGGAAATGTGCTCCATGAAGAGAGGCCTTGACGTCCAGATGGAGACGTGCAGGAGGCTCATCACGCAAAGCGGCGATAAGTAAGCGCCCAAATCCACACGTCTTCTCCCAATCGTGTAGTACAgcccttcaattttttttttttttaccacccgCAGtaacgcggcggcggcggcgcagaCGCCGTCCGACGAAAGCGACCAGCGAGAGAGCGACGCGAGCTCGGGGTCGCCCCCCTCCGCCGCCGGGAAGTCCTGACACCTCGCCGCGACGGGCACGCCGTCTCCGAAACAGTACCGCACCATCACATCGACACACCATGTTATTATTGTACATCCATTATCACACCACAGTAGTTAAATATGCGCATTTTATTCTCATTTTGTCGCGTCTAAGAGTCATCAAGAAACACCATCATCCCAGTATAGAAACAAGCAAAATATGCTTAGTTGACGTACAAAAAGAAATCTTTTTCACCCCAACTGTGGACGATGGGCACTTTTTTCCAATCATAACGATGTCACTAGTCAGCATTTTACTGCCTTACAGCAGCAGAGCTTGCTTTGCATTTTCAGGCGAACAAAAGCGAACAAAAGGACATTGCGAGCAAACGGGGAAGTGAATGTGCTTTAATGATAAAGATAACAACCCCAAAGCCAACGTTTGTCAAATTTGGGGCAAGTTTTTCGAGCGTAATATTCTAAAATGCACTTTGACTGACAACCGCAAAGAAATGAGCCGCCGAGTgccaaaataacaacaacaaaagagcaAAAATGAGCTGCCCGAGCTTTAATTTTCTTCCACCAACGTGCTTGATGTAAATAAATCCAATACGACTTTGCACATAGCGAGGAACGAGCTAAAGCAATGAAATAACGTAACGTGTATGAAGCCATATCGCTTTTCAACCTGTAACCAAGGAACTGTaaataaccaaaaaaaagtAGATCTGTAAAGCCATCAATTGATCATTCTGTACAGTGGAGTGAATGGAGGACATATTTGAAGCTTAAAATACATTATTGCATGCTAAAATCCATTCGACGGATAATCCAATCAGGAGGTAAGATGTGAAACGGACAATTTCTTTGTATGCATGTGCCAGTTTgcagggacaaaaaaaaaagaaaagtgcgGCACATGGGCCACAAGTGGCCCGCTAGGAGGTCCGATTCGGCCCGCTGAGTTGTTCAGCCTGCCGGGatctttgtagctcattcatactgtacgtatAGAATTAAATGCTTTAGTTATTTGCTATAAGGGTGCCGCAAAACCACGTTTGTGGGTTGTGTTATCAAGTGATTGCAGTACTGCACTTTGATTAATTTCCTATCCGCAATCACAAGTATGTTAACCTTTTGGGCCAAAATTCAACGGATCCAGCCCACACGAGATGgagttggcattaatgtggctCGCAAACCAAACAAGGTTTAAAGGTTAGCCTAGACGCGTGTGTATTGTCTTGAAATTGACTGGCTACGATTACGTGGATTCAAATTCCCATCAGATGCACTGTTTTCACCGACTCTAAAGATATTGATCCGATCAGGATTTGCCCGTTCTGACATCGCACTCTCGCTCGGAGTTAATTATCTTGACATACGCAGATTCTAGAACATTGACGTCTGCAGGGAAGAAACGCGTCCATGTTATACAGTTCTCAAGGAAAGCCCGCCTCTTTTCGTTCTCTGACCTTTCAAAAGGTTGAACATCTATCGcagagtatttattttttattttagtgcaAGGATTACTCCCAAATGCGTCAACACGAGAACACCGTAATTTTTAGACTAAGCCGCACCCACCACACTTTATAAGAAAACCGCACTACCGCCcaccacgtataagccgcaggtATACACATTATATTATGGGATATTTACACTACAAAACATGATGTTCATTCGCTTGTAAAAATCCATATAAGATGCGGTGGACCATAAGTCGCAGCgtataaagtgtgtgtgtgtgtgtgtgtgtgtgtgtgtgtgtgggggggggggggggggggggggacagtaGATGCTTATTGTCCGAAAATTACGGTAACTGACTTGAACTAGAATGTAAGGAGctgatgaaaaaacaaaaataagctgTGATTCTTGTTTTATTTAGTTCTTGGTTTCAAGTTGTGTGTCTTATTGTAAGTCATTAGTGTTAATGCTTGAAATTTGCTGTCAGCATCGTTGCACAACTgcaaaatgtctaaaaaaaaagacggacgaaaataaacaatgtataccaaaaacatgcataatgtAATGTTCACTATGTCTTAGATGCATCAGCATGGAACTTTGTTTGTAttgaaacattgtttttgtttcatattccatgaattcctaaaaaaaataagcgtttGATATTGTCCATCTACATTTTGAATTTGGcttttgaaattgaaattgtagTTTTTGACCGTAAACTGAAGAGGGTAAAAAAATGACTCTACAATCACAAGGGAAAGGGATTTTAATTAACTGTGGCAgtcagtaataataataaaaaatataattaattataATAACGCGGAGATCACTTTTTATGTAAGTCCTGATCCTTTACATCAAGTCTGGCCCATAGAggcaatttgtttttatttgattctttttttttttaaattacagttttccaattattgcatttttcaggtttttgatattttttccgGACATTCTGTGATGACGCATTTTCTCACTTTTTGGGGGcgatttttcatgatttttttttggggggggggtctaCTTTTGTACATGCCTAATGTTAATGTACAGTTTCCAGTTGGATTCCATAATAAATGCATGCAGGTCATTTTTCAGCCAATTATGAAACAGTGGTAGATCAAGTCATTTGGGTTAAAAAGAATATTATACTTAAGTAATCATATGAATGTTTAcctgaaaatgaaacatttcaaaacCTTGTTTTGGCAATATCCGAATATGATGACTTTTTCCAACTGACTCTTGATCAAAACTTTCATGCTTTTAATTACCGTAAGCCCCTTTTGCGCGCCCGCTATGCGTCCATCAGTGGGCGGACGAGACGTTCGATGGTGACGCTGAGGAGGGGGAGGCGACCTGACGGGTAACACAAAGTCTGTGGAGAAATTTTCGAGAATCCTGACAACGTTGCAGCCGAAGGTAAAATGAAGACGCCGTTTAAAAAGTGATTTGGTGGTTTCTCTCATTGCTTTTTTTGACAGGATGGCTTTTAAAGTGCAATATGGCGTCAGTGTGCTGTTGTCGTGTGCACATCTGATACTCACCTTCCCAATGGTAAGGTcacttccactttaaaaaagtactgacaagattttttttttttttttttttaatacaactgTGAGAATTTGGAGTtttcatgattatttatttagttgatTCTTCTCTCTTTATCCATCAGTATAAATTAGTGTGTTAGAGTATATTTGCTAGATTTTAGTAggtttttttctcatctcagtCCTTTTGACCATAAACTACCAAAAATGATTGGACTAGCTTGGTATCCAACCTCATAACATTTATGTCATATTTCTTTTGTAGCGTGGAAAAGAGTGCAAGATGTGCCCTGCAGGTGAGTCATTGtgtttgtaaaacattttttgtttgccatgtttaccgtattttctggagtataagtcaaactttctttttcagtttgactgagcctgcgacttatatggcttttattttttttaatgtcaaactATTAATATGTTACAATGACAGATGCTTATTTTGACAGTTGTTTCCACTGACAAATGACTCCCTAGCTTACTAGCTAAATTTAGCTAACTCCCATCATGTATTTTCTTCTTGTCAGGTGAGTTCcagaagtcatgtgagcagtgcGCGCCGTGCCCCGCCGGTCGCTACACCGAGCAACGGAACCGCGAAGACAGCTGCCATCGTTGCTACGGCGACTGCAGACCCGGTTAGCGCACCTGCGATTTGAACACGCTCAACGGCAACCCAGATTTGGACTTGACCTGCAAAGTTGTCTCGTCTCTGCGGCAGAATTTCATCAGGTGGTGAGCAAAAACTGCAGCAGCACGTCTAACCTCAAGTGCACATGCCGGGACGGCTTCCGCTGCGCGGCTGTGGTGGCGCATTCCGACAACTGCAAAAAGTGTGTTGCCACCGCGACGACCCGTAAGTATAAGCCAATACGTTTGCTCGAGTGCGCTTTTGCAGTATTGCCGTGGTAACGAGTTTATTTACTGTTCCGCCATAGCGCCGGCGACAACAATGACCAAGAAAACGACAATGACCGTAACAGATGATGAGCAGACTTCTGCTTCAGCGGAAAGCAATTTCTATCCTCCATCTTGCTCATTTCCTGAGTGAGTCTCACATTAGTTGTGTCCGAATGAAAAGAAATCATATACGAACCTCCCTTCTAATGAAAACACAATGGAAATTTATAACATtgtgaaattgtaatttctgtcattaaaaagcatcaagatagacttattttttcaaattaaataataacaaagaCAGCCATATGAACTTAagatattgaccataataatgtgtttaatacattgtgaaattgtaatttctgtcattaaaaagcatcaagatagacttatttctttttttcaaattaaataataacaaagacaggcatattaacttatgatattgaccataataatgtgtttataacattgtgaaattgtaatttctgtcattaaaaagcatcatgatagacatttcttttttcaaattaaataataacaaagacaggcatattaacttatgatattgaccatgATAATGTGaaatcagaaataccacgtgcgatgatttttcttaggattttcacatttatactccctattaaaaccatgaatatggaggtgaaaattgtacgtgagaaattgtaaaaattaacaatttaaaggccattttaagggtgcggcttatacgcgagtaaatgCGGTAGATGTTTACTGTTGCTAAATTCACAGCTGAaagatgattggacgccacacaATTGGATTTGTCAGCATTGCCAAATTATTTCATAGTTCTCACCGATACCGAGTACGTGAAATTGCTATCATCACAACTTTAGTtgctatttttcattcatttgctctTGTATGCATTACTCTCCTGCGGTTGGCAGGGGAAGCCAATTGGCAAAATATTGAGTGGACAAAGGGACATTTTAAGTCTGATTGATGATACGATTTTAGCATAAATGAGCAGTATTCggcaaattacatgaaaaagtCAAGTTAAATagtgaattaatttatattatGTGTTATATGTTTTACAGCTGTGACAAGCAGCCTGGAAACAGCTCACATGCTAAAAACGGTGAGTCATTTTCAGTTACTTACAAACTTTTACACCTCAGTCATTTCAAGCATTCTGTTTGTGAAACAGACAAGAGTACGCGCTCTCGCCCGGTGGCCATTTTGTTGCCTTTGGTTGCCGTGGCAACCGCGACTCTCGCCGTCGCGCTATGTATCTGCCGGCATGGGGAGGAAACTTGCTTGAAGCAAGGTatgaacataaattataatcTTTCACGAGATTGATTTGTTGATTGATTTACGGATTTTGATTCATTCCCTTTCAGCTGCTGTCAAGTTAAAAAACAAGGTAAGCATATTAAATAAGAACAAAATTAAGGATATTTAGAGCAAAATCGCAGGTGTGGGTCTCGATTAAAAGGATTCATCTAATTGATTAATCTTGATGTTCTAAAAAGCTACTgtcatttttggactaaaaggcAACCTTTACTATAAGCCACGCCCACCAAATTTGACCAGAAATAAAAGTGTATGCTAAAGCTTTTGTGATTGGAATgtgaccccccccaaaaaatacacttgacaaatttaaatcacattttaaaaaaaactggttaaaaAATATAGAACATTTAGAAAAGTGTTTCCTACCATTGAGAGCACTAGACgtctaataaataagtagattGGACGGCTAAAGCTTTTGTGATTGGAATgtgaccccaaaaaaacaaaaaaaacaaaaatacacttgacaaatttaaatcacatttaaaaaaaaaactggttaaaaaaatatagaacatTTAGAAAAGTGTTTcctaccatt is from Stigmatopora argus isolate UIUO_Sarg chromosome 4, RoL_Sarg_1.0, whole genome shotgun sequence and encodes:
- the LOC144073033 gene encoding uncharacterized protein LOC144073033 isoform X1, with protein sequence MAFKVQYGVSVLLSCAHLILTFPMRGKECKMCPAGEFQKSCEQCAPCPAGRYTEQRNREDSCHRCYGDCRPEFHQVVSKNCSSTSNLKCTCRDGFRCAAVVAHSDNCKKCVATATTPPATTMTKKTTMTVTDDEQTSASAESNFYPPSCSFPDCDKQPGNSSHAKNDKSTRSRPVAILLPLVAVATATLAVALCICRHGEETCLKQAAVKLKNKGGSNAGAKVKSTDLSSLEPCGAVHVHNAGTVVFSWLGHFTGQVSSVTEADRAMDFEEEEEEANGQRAPSCSSCVPLSEEERSCEAVFFPSQEEGKDWHLSKEEAEA
- the iffo1b gene encoding non-homologous end joining factor IFFO1 isoform X1, which produces MPDLQRFSFPYHSMNPLLGATAHFQAAPQTNQATGQPDSPSGLLPDDPTSLLLAELPASELHPGPEFPSQTTQFLHHYYQHQHQHQHPSAHHPPAAMALRNDLGSNISVLKTLNLRFRCFLAKVHELERRNKVLEKQLQQAVDSNKGGCRAHTQDAGVQTGVQTGVQTGVVASIPLRPGSLPFHNTNNSARRPSTLSCGTETGRSDGSSNPTVTVSQPSPPADSRSGGRLAATTAPRFLPGTIWSYNPTPRFGAGRPTSPGVSWIHPDGVGVQIDTITPEIRALYNVLAKVKRERDEYKRRWEEEYTMRADLEQKIVDLQEDLQESEGCQDELALRVQQLKAELVLFKGLMSNNLSDLDTKIQEKAMKVDMDICRRIDITARLCDVAQQRNCEDVIQIYQVTNNSPSLSLRRKQTPLSVNGSEGDEPISTSESDAGVAKEDEQQPAPQPQPQPQPHGNSSANQINEEMQRMLSHLRECEFEDDCDSLAWEETEETLLLWEDFPGCTLPPDPAHPPGEQEDCLEKVINDTECLFKSREKEYQETIDQIELELATAKSDMNRHLHEYMEMCSMKRGLDVQMETCRRLITQSGDNNAAAAAQTPSDESDQRESDASSGSPPSAAGKS
- the iffo1b gene encoding non-homologous end joining factor IFFO1 isoform X3, producing the protein MALRNDLGSNISVLKTLNLRFRCFLAKVHELERRNKVLEKQLQQAVDSNKGGCRAHTQDAGVQTGVQTGVQTGVVASIPLRPGSLPFHNTNNSARRPSTLSCGTETGRSDGSSNPTVTVSQPSPPADSRSGGRLAATTAPRFLPGTIWSYNPTPRFGAGRPTSPGVSWIHPDGVGVQIDTITPEIRALYNVLAKVKRERDEYKRRWEEEYTMRADLEQKIVDLQEDLQESEGCQDELALRVQQLKAELVLFKGLMSNNLSDLDTKIQEKAMKVDMDICRRIDITARLCDVAQQRNCEDVIQIYQVTNNSPSLSLRRKQTPLSVNGSEGDEPISTSESDAGVAKEDEQQPAPQPQPQPQPHGNSSANQINEEMQRMLSHLRECEFEDDCDSLAWEETEETLLLWEDFPGCTLPPDPAHPPGEQEDCLEKVINDTECLFKSREKEYQETIDQIELELATAKSDMNRHLHEYMEMCSMKRGLDVQMETCRRLITQSGDNNAAAAAQTPSDESDQRESDASSGSPPSAAGKS
- the iffo1b gene encoding non-homologous end joining factor IFFO1 isoform X2; translated protein: MPDLQRFSFPYHSMNPLLGATAHFQAAPQTNQATGQPDSPSGLLPDDPTSLLLAELPASELHPGPEFPSQTTQFLHHYYQHQHQHQHPSAHHPPAAMALRNDLGSNISVLKTLNLRFRCFLAKVHELERRNKVLEKQLQQAVDSNKGGCRAHTQDAGVQTGVQTGVQTGVVASIPLRPGSLPFHNTNNSARRPSTLSCGTETGRSDGSSNPTVTVSQPSPPADSRSGGRLAATTAPRFLPGTIWSYNPTPRFGAGRPTSPGVSWIHPDGVGVQIDTITPEIRALYNVLAKVKRERDEYKRRWEEEYTMRADLEQKIVDLQEDLQESEGCQDELALRVQQLKAELVLFKGLMSNNLSDLDTKIQEKAMKVDMDICRRIDITARLCDVAQQRNCEDVIQIYQVTNNSPSLSLRRKQTPLSVNGSEGDEPISTSESDAGVAKEDEQQPAPQPQPQPQPHGNSSANQINEEMQRMLSHLRECEFEDDCDSLAWEETEETLLLWEDFPGCTLPPDPAHPPGEEDCLEKVINDTECLFKSREKEYQETIDQIELELATAKSDMNRHLHEYMEMCSMKRGLDVQMETCRRLITQSGDNNAAAAAQTPSDESDQRESDASSGSPPSAAGKS
- the LOC144073033 gene encoding uncharacterized protein LOC144073033 isoform X2, with the translated sequence MAFKVQYGVSVLLSCAHLILTFPMRGKECKMCPAGEFQKSCEQCAPCPAGRYTEQRNREDSCHRCYGDCRPEFHQVVSKNCSSTSNLKCTCRDGFRCAAVVAHSDNCKKCVATATTPPATTMTKKTTMTVTDDEQTSASAESNFYPPSCSFPDCDKQPGNSSHAKNDKSTRSRPVAILLPLVAVATATLAVALCICRHGEETCLKQAAVKLKNKGGSNAGAKVKSTDLSSLEPCGAVHVHNAGTVVFSWLGHFTGQEEGKDWHLSKEEAEA